The Lactuca sativa cultivar Salinas chromosome 2, Lsat_Salinas_v11, whole genome shotgun sequence genome includes a window with the following:
- the LOC128132409 gene encoding uncharacterized protein LOC128132409 encodes MQKWIEKPYVVESSDSNEDNDNYDASNEEDSDDEDDDNDDIIVVEDNDDENDDDSKAGNKEGAHKEEDTDKDEEESIADMGEDFIQNMNSPPRLNKHFHFSTTSSSSSSIDDTIPHGSTPPVGDTTDPMIQDELSPKTSPSP; translated from the coding sequence ATGCAAAAGTGGATTGAAAAACCCTATGTGGTTGAATCCTCAGACTCTAATGAGGATAATGATAATTATGATGCTAGTAATGAAGAAGATAGTGATGATGAGGACGATGATAATGATGATATTATTGTTGTAGAAGATAATGATGATGAGAATGATGATGATTCAAAAGCTGGTAATAAAGAAGGGGCTCATAAGGAAGAAGATACTGATAAAGATGAAGAAGAATCAATAGCTGACATGGGAGAAGACTTCATTCAGAATATGAACTCTCCTCCAAGGTTGAACAAACACTTTCATTTTTCAactacttcttcatcctcttcctctATTGATGACactatacctcatggatcaacccCTCCTGTTGGAGATACTACCGATCCAATGATCCAAGATGAACTTTCTCCAAAAACATCTCCTTCTCCTTAG